In Bacillus cytotoxicus NVH 391-98, the following are encoded in one genomic region:
- the mutTA gene encoding antimutator 8-oxo-(dGTP/GTP)ase, producing MYTFKDYYHNTVQLSFERYPFSPEPKHVWVVCRYRDQWLLTHHLRRGLEFPGGKVEMGETPEEAAVREVHEETGGIVSDLTYLGQYKVSGKDKIIIKNIYFATISAVEEHTHYEETKGSVLLKEIPDNIKHDRKFSFIMRDDVLARTMKHIEELGCFIK from the coding sequence ATGTACACATTTAAAGATTATTACCACAACACTGTACAATTATCGTTTGAACGTTATCCATTTTCTCCTGAGCCAAAGCATGTTTGGGTTGTATGCCGGTACAGGGATCAATGGTTATTAACGCATCATTTGCGCCGTGGTCTTGAATTTCCAGGTGGAAAAGTAGAAATGGGAGAGACACCGGAAGAAGCGGCAGTTAGGGAAGTTCATGAAGAAACCGGCGGGATTGTTTCTGATTTAACTTACTTAGGGCAATACAAAGTGTCAGGAAAAGATAAAATTATTATTAAAAATATTTATTTCGCAACCATTAGTGCGGTGGAAGAACATACGCATTATGAAGAAACAAAAGGATCTGTGTTATTAAAAGAAATTCCTGATAACATTAAACATGATAGAAAATTTAGTTTTATTATGCGCGATGATGTATTAGCGCGTACGATGAAGCATATAGAAGAACTCGGCTGTTTTATAAAGTAA
- a CDS encoding HAD family hydrolase, which translates to MENRKTYYISVGNGQISQVKTADTYSFEIRATDEEIIQLREYFDQAYREDLGSFVRSHVPFVEYHHDSNNDRYDAELQKAYKMIYDLGSHETKELVAQMGIINGL; encoded by the coding sequence ATGGAGAATAGAAAAACATACTATATATCAGTTGGAAATGGACAAATTTCGCAAGTGAAAACAGCGGATACATATAGCTTTGAAATTCGAGCAACGGATGAGGAAATTATCCAGCTCCGAGAATACTTTGACCAAGCGTATCGCGAAGACCTTGGATCATTTGTACGTTCTCATGTCCCGTTCGTTGAGTATCATCATGACTCGAATAATGATCGATATGATGCAGAACTACAAAAGGCATATAAGATGATTTATGATTTAGGGAGTCATGAAACGAAAGAATTAGTCGCACAAATGGGAATAATCAATGGATTATAG
- a CDS encoding cytochrome ubiquinol oxidase subunit I, whose amino-acid sequence MSDVLLLSRFQFAITVFYHFLFVPLTIGLVILVACMETQYARTLNPTYRKMANFWGKLFTINFVMGIITGITMEFQFGTNWSEYSKYMGDIFGSPLAIEALVAFFLESTFMGIWLFGKDKISPKFRAFCMWMVALGTNISALWIITANGFMQNPVGYVVRNGRAELDNFWALVTNPYAWHMFFHTVVGCYIVGSFFVMAISAYHLLRKNDVDFFKKSFKFGLILGLFAATATPFIGHQSGVYAAKMQPAKGAAMEAVWETGKGQGFSIIQIPDVENEKNFELFTIPKLGSFFYTNSFDGEIVGLKDIPKEDRPNVNLVYYSFRLMVALGIFFMALTWFGFYLNRKGKLENSKRFLKITMWSVLLPYVAINAGWIVAEAGRQPWTVYKLMRTAEAVSPISVPQIWFSLLSLVLFYTLLLIADVYLMLKFAKKGPAALEEPVTKGGAAHVS is encoded by the coding sequence ATGTCCGACGTTTTGTTACTGAGTCGTTTTCAATTTGCAATTACAGTCTTTTATCATTTCTTATTTGTACCATTGACAATCGGACTTGTTATTTTAGTAGCGTGTATGGAAACACAGTATGCACGTACATTAAACCCAACATATCGTAAAATGGCAAATTTCTGGGGTAAGCTATTTACGATAAATTTCGTAATGGGGATTATAACTGGGATTACAATGGAATTCCAATTTGGAACAAACTGGTCCGAGTATTCTAAGTACATGGGCGACATATTTGGATCACCACTTGCAATTGAAGCACTTGTTGCTTTCTTCTTAGAATCTACTTTTATGGGAATTTGGTTATTTGGTAAAGATAAAATATCACCAAAATTCCGTGCTTTCTGTATGTGGATGGTTGCACTTGGAACAAATATTTCTGCACTTTGGATTATCACAGCAAACGGTTTTATGCAAAACCCTGTTGGTTATGTAGTACGCAATGGTCGTGCTGAATTAGATAATTTCTGGGCTCTCGTTACAAATCCATATGCATGGCATATGTTCTTCCATACAGTTGTTGGTTGTTATATCGTTGGTTCTTTCTTTGTTATGGCAATTAGCGCATATCATTTATTACGTAAAAACGATGTAGACTTCTTTAAAAAATCATTTAAATTTGGACTTATTTTAGGTTTATTTGCAGCAACTGCAACACCTTTCATCGGTCATCAATCCGGTGTTTATGCGGCAAAAATGCAACCTGCAAAAGGTGCAGCAATGGAAGCGGTTTGGGAGACTGGAAAAGGACAAGGATTCTCTATCATTCAAATTCCTGATGTAGAAAATGAAAAGAATTTTGAATTATTCACAATCCCAAAACTTGGAAGCTTCTTCTATACAAATTCATTTGATGGGGAAATTGTTGGCCTGAAAGATATTCCAAAAGAAGATCGTCCTAACGTAAACCTTGTTTACTATAGCTTCCGCTTAATGGTTGCACTTGGCATATTCTTCATGGCATTAACTTGGTTTGGTTTCTATTTAAACCGAAAAGGAAAATTAGAAAACTCAAAACGATTCTTAAAGATTACAATGTGGTCTGTTTTACTTCCATATGTTGCAATTAATGCTGGATGGATTGTTGCCGAAGCAGGCCGTCAACCGTGGACAGTATATAAATTAATGCGAACAGCCGAAGCTGTTTCTCCAATTTCTGTACCACAAATTTGGTTCTCACTTCTTAGCTTAGTTTTATTCTATACATTACTTTTAATTGCCGATGTATACTTGATGTTGAAATTTGCTAAGAAAGGGCCAGCTGCGTTAGAAGAACCTGTTACTAAGGGAGGTGCAGCTCATGTCTCATGA
- the yidD gene encoding membrane protein insertion efficiency factor YidD, protein MKQIFIGIIRFYQKFISPMTPPTCRFYPTCSHYGLEAFQTHGALKGFWLTLKRILKCHPFHPGGFDPVPDKKDDK, encoded by the coding sequence ATGAAACAGATTTTTATTGGTATTATACGTTTTTATCAAAAATTCATCTCGCCGATGACACCACCTACATGCCGCTTTTATCCGACTTGCTCTCATTATGGTTTAGAGGCATTTCAAACACACGGTGCTCTCAAAGGTTTTTGGCTCACACTAAAGCGTATATTAAAATGTCACCCTTTTCATCCCGGAGGATTTGATCCCGTCCCAGACAAAAAGGATGACAAATGA
- the luxS gene encoding S-ribosylhomocysteine lyase LuxS yields the protein MPSVESFELDHTIVKAPYVRHCGVHQVGSDGIVNKFDIRFCQPNKQAMKPDVIHTLEHLLAFNLRKYIDRYPHFDIIDISPMGCQTGYYLVVSGTPTVREIIDLLELTLKDAVQITEIPAANETQCGQAKLHDLEGAKRLMNFWLSQDKDDLEKVFG from the coding sequence ATGCCATCAGTAGAAAGCTTTGAATTAGATCATACAATTGTAAAGGCTCCTTATGTAAGACATTGTGGTGTTCATCAAGTAGGTAGCGACGGTATTGTAAATAAGTTTGATATCCGTTTTTGCCAACCAAATAAACAAGCGATGAAACCAGATGTGATTCATACGTTAGAACATCTATTAGCGTTTAACTTACGTAAATATATCGATCGTTATCCACATTTTGATATTATCGACATTTCACCAATGGGTTGCCAAACAGGATATTATCTTGTTGTAAGTGGTACACCGACAGTTCGTGAAATCATTGATTTATTAGAACTAACGTTAAAAGATGCAGTTCAAATAACAGAAATCCCAGCTGCCAATGAAACGCAATGTGGGCAAGCGAAACTTCATGATTTAGAAGGAGCAAAACGCTTGATGAATTTCTGGTTAAGCCAAGATAAAGACGATCTTGAAAAAGTATTTGGTTAA
- a CDS encoding beta-class carbonic anhydrase, whose translation MKSLEEILRYNEKFVEEKKYEEYEAGKFPNKKMVIVSCMDTRLVELLPKAMNMRNGDVKIIKVAGAVISHPFGSIMRSILVAVYELGADEVCIIGHHDCGMAKIQASSTIEKMKERGVSEERLDALRYSGIDLEKFLQGFSSVEESVEHSVSVLRNHPLLPTEVPVHGLVIHPDTGKLDLVVNGYEA comes from the coding sequence ATGAAGTCATTAGAAGAGATTTTGAGGTACAATGAAAAATTTGTAGAAGAGAAAAAATATGAGGAGTATGAGGCAGGGAAGTTTCCAAATAAAAAAATGGTCATTGTCTCTTGCATGGATACTCGTCTTGTTGAATTATTACCAAAAGCAATGAATATGCGAAATGGTGATGTGAAAATTATTAAAGTAGCAGGGGCTGTTATTTCTCATCCATTTGGAAGTATTATGCGTAGTATTTTAGTTGCTGTATATGAACTTGGTGCTGACGAAGTATGTATTATTGGTCATCATGATTGTGGTATGGCAAAAATTCAAGCAAGCAGTACAATTGAAAAAATGAAAGAGCGCGGTGTATCAGAAGAGAGATTAGATGCACTTCGTTATTCTGGAATTGATTTAGAAAAATTCTTACAAGGTTTCTCAAGTGTAGAAGAAAGTGTAGAACATAGCGTATCAGTTCTTCGTAATCATCCGTTACTTCCAACAGAAGTACCTGTCCATGGTCTTGTTATTCACCCTGACACGGGGAAATTAGATTTAGTTGTGAACGGCTATGAAGCTTAA
- a CDS encoding ABC transporter permease encodes MDNIKQLHEQFRKKERTRTWITHILQLCILSLFFVLWEIASNQEWIDPLLFSSPSNIWELFLNKWIDGSLWAHIWTTLLETGVGFILGTVLGTIIATILWWIPLVARVLDPYLVVLNAMPKVALGPIIIVIFGPNITSSIAMGVIISIIITILVIYSAFQEVDANYIKVMHTFGANKWQTYQQVILPASFPTIISTLKVNVGLSWVGVIFGELLVSKQGLGYLISYGFQVFNFTLILLSVLLTCVLATLMYVFVEGFEKLIIGKRKRS; translated from the coding sequence TTGGATAATATAAAACAACTACATGAACAGTTTCGAAAAAAAGAACGAACACGCACATGGATTACTCACATTTTACAGCTATGTATTTTAAGTCTTTTCTTTGTCTTATGGGAAATTGCTAGTAACCAAGAGTGGATTGACCCTTTACTATTTAGTTCCCCTTCAAATATTTGGGAGTTATTTCTGAATAAATGGATCGATGGCTCTCTTTGGGCCCATATTTGGACGACACTTCTTGAAACAGGCGTTGGCTTTATTCTCGGCACTGTACTCGGTACCATTATTGCGACGATTCTTTGGTGGATTCCTCTTGTAGCCCGTGTCCTTGACCCATACCTTGTCGTCCTAAATGCAATGCCCAAAGTAGCACTTGGTCCAATTATCATCGTTATTTTTGGTCCAAATATTACGTCTTCTATTGCGATGGGAGTCATTATTTCCATCATTATTACTATTCTCGTTATTTATAGTGCCTTTCAAGAAGTCGATGCAAATTATATAAAAGTAATGCATACATTTGGCGCAAATAAATGGCAAACATATCAACAAGTGATTTTACCCGCTTCTTTCCCAACTATTATTTCAACACTAAAAGTAAATGTTGGATTATCATGGGTTGGGGTTATTTTTGGAGAACTTCTCGTTTCAAAACAAGGTCTAGGATATTTAATTAGCTACGGTTTTCAAGTCTTTAACTTTACACTCATACTGCTTAGCGTATTATTAACATGCGTTCTTGCTACTCTCATGTATGTGTTTGTAGAAGGCTTCGAAAAATTAATAATTGGAAAACGTAAAAGAAGCTGA